One part of the Mycobacterium marinum genome encodes these proteins:
- a CDS encoding magnesium chelatase subunit D family protein, whose product MKAYPFSAIVGHDQMRLALLLCAVRPEIGGVLIRGEKGTAKSTAVRGLAALLSAATGSSGPGLVEMPLGATEDRVVGSLDLQRVLRDGEHAFAPGLLARAHGGVLYVDEVNLLHDHLVDILLDAAAMGRVHVERDGISHSHEARFVLIGTMNPEEGELRPQLLDRFGLTVDVHASRDVDVRVEVIRQRMAFEADPDAFCERYVGPDAELARRIAEARDIVDTVVLPDHELRRIAALCAAFDVDGMRADLVLARTATAHAAWRGAPAVEEQDVRVAAELALPHRRRRDPFDDHGIDRDQLDEALARAGAESQGSPEPEPDPPGGGQSAGQDCPPQQQNSNSRPQQAPKPSAGPSKVFRTRALVVPGVGEGAPGRRSRARNGSGSVVAAADGSDSNSGARGLHLFATLLSAAENATGSGPLRPQGADIRRAVREGREGNLVIFVVDASGSMAARDRMAAVGGATMSLLRDAYQRRDKVAVITFRQHEAKILLPPTSSAHIASRRLARFDTGGKTPLAEGLLAARELVIREKVRDRARRPLVVVLTDGRATAGPDPLGRSRIAAARLVAEGATAVVVDCETSYVRLGLAQQLARHLGAPAVRLEQLHADYLAQAIRSVA is encoded by the coding sequence ATGAAGGCCTATCCATTCAGCGCGATCGTTGGACACGACCAGATGCGACTGGCGTTGCTGTTGTGCGCCGTTCGTCCGGAGATAGGCGGCGTGCTCATTCGCGGCGAGAAGGGCACCGCGAAATCAACAGCCGTGCGCGGGCTCGCCGCGCTACTGTCCGCCGCTACCGGCAGTTCCGGTCCCGGGCTGGTCGAAATGCCGCTGGGAGCCACCGAGGACCGGGTGGTCGGCTCGCTGGACCTGCAGCGCGTCTTGCGCGATGGCGAACACGCCTTCGCGCCGGGACTGCTGGCCCGCGCCCACGGGGGAGTGCTCTACGTCGACGAAGTGAACTTGCTGCACGATCATCTGGTCGACATCTTGCTCGACGCCGCCGCGATGGGGCGGGTGCACGTTGAACGGGACGGCATCTCACATTCGCACGAGGCCCGTTTCGTCCTGATCGGCACGATGAATCCCGAAGAAGGCGAACTGCGTCCACAACTGCTGGACCGGTTCGGGCTGACCGTCGACGTGCACGCGTCCCGCGATGTGGACGTCCGCGTGGAAGTCATTCGCCAGCGGATGGCTTTTGAAGCAGACCCGGACGCCTTCTGTGAACGCTATGTGGGCCCCGACGCCGAGCTGGCTCGTCGCATCGCCGAGGCGCGGGACATCGTCGACACGGTCGTGTTGCCCGACCACGAATTGCGCCGGATCGCCGCGTTGTGCGCGGCGTTCGACGTCGATGGCATGCGAGCGGATCTGGTGCTGGCCCGAACGGCCACCGCTCATGCGGCGTGGCGCGGCGCACCGGCCGTCGAAGAACAAGACGTGCGGGTCGCCGCGGAACTGGCATTGCCCCATCGCCGTCGTCGGGACCCATTCGACGATCACGGTATCGACCGCGACCAGCTCGACGAGGCACTGGCACGGGCCGGAGCGGAGTCGCAGGGTTCGCCCGAGCCGGAGCCCGACCCGCCGGGTGGAGGCCAGTCAGCGGGCCAGGATTGCCCTCCCCAACAACAGAACTCGAACTCCAGGCCCCAGCAGGCGCCCAAGCCCAGCGCCGGGCCGTCCAAGGTGTTCCGCACCCGCGCGCTGGTTGTGCCCGGGGTCGGCGAAGGTGCGCCCGGGCGGCGCTCGCGGGCGCGCAACGGCTCCGGCAGCGTGGTAGCGGCCGCCGACGGTAGTGACAGCAATTCCGGCGCCCGTGGGTTGCACCTGTTCGCCACCTTGCTCTCGGCCGCCGAAAACGCCACCGGATCGGGGCCGCTGCGCCCGCAGGGCGCCGACATCCGCCGGGCGGTGCGCGAGGGGCGTGAGGGCAACCTGGTGATCTTCGTCGTGGACGCTTCGGGATCGATGGCTGCCCGGGATCGGATGGCGGCGGTCGGCGGCGCGACCATGTCGCTGCTGCGCGATGCCTACCAGCGCCGGGACAAGGTCGCGGTGATCACGTTCCGCCAGCATGAAGCCAAGATCCTGCTGCCACCCACCTCGTCGGCGCACATCGCCAGCCGGCGGCTGGCCCGGTTCGACACCGGCGGCAAGACTCCGCTGGCCGAGGGGCTGCTGGCCGCGCGCGAGCTGGTGATCCGGGAGAAAGTGCGCGACCGCGCCCGCCGCCCGCTGGTGGTGGTGCTCACCGATGGACGGGCCACCGCCGGGCCGGACCCGTTGGGCCGCAGCCGAATCGCCGCCGCTCGGCTTGTCGCCGAAGGCGCCACCGCGGTGGTTGTGGACTGCGAGACGTCGTATGTGCGGCTCGGACTGGCCCAGCAACTCGCCCGCCATCTCGGAGCGCCGGCGGTACGGCTCGAACAGTTGCACGCCGATTACTTGGCGCAAGCCATCCGCAGCGTGGCCTGA
- the cobO gene encoding cob(I)yrinic acid a,c-diamide adenosyltransferase — MPQGNPAQVPDDGLTTRQRRNTPVLAVHTGDGKGKSTAAFGMALRAWNVGLDVAVFQFVKSAKWKVGEETAFQHLGRLHDQQGIGAAVQWHKMGAGWSWSRKVGSDDDHAAAAADGWAEIARRLAAQRHQFYVLDEFTYPLKWGWVDVGEVVDVLLARPGYQHVVITGRDAPAQLIAAADLVTEMTKVKHPMDAGRKGQKGIEW; from the coding sequence ATGCCACAGGGAAATCCGGCTCAGGTCCCCGACGACGGTCTAACTACCCGACAGCGGCGCAACACCCCGGTGCTGGCCGTGCATACCGGTGACGGCAAGGGCAAGTCGACCGCGGCGTTCGGAATGGCGCTGCGGGCTTGGAACGTCGGCTTGGATGTCGCGGTATTCCAGTTCGTCAAGAGCGCCAAGTGGAAAGTGGGCGAGGAGACGGCGTTCCAACACCTCGGCCGGTTGCACGACCAGCAGGGGATCGGCGCGGCCGTCCAGTGGCACAAGATGGGCGCGGGGTGGTCCTGGTCACGCAAGGTCGGCAGCGACGACGACCACGCGGCCGCAGCAGCGGACGGCTGGGCCGAGATCGCGCGGCGACTGGCGGCGCAGCGCCACCAGTTCTACGTGCTCGACGAGTTCACCTACCCACTCAAGTGGGGCTGGGTGGACGTCGGGGAAGTGGTGGACGTACTGCTGGCGCGGCCGGGGTACCAGCATGTGGTGATCACCGGGCGTGATGCCCCCGCGCAGCTGATTGCGGCCGCCGACCTGGTCACCGAGATGACCAAGGTCAAACACCCGATGGACGCGGGGCGCAAGGGGCAGAAGGGCATCGAGTGGTGA
- a CDS encoding cobyrinate a,c-diamide synthase, whose protein sequence is MPGVVIAAPASGSGKTTVATGLIGALRQAGRRVAPFKVGPDFIDPGYHALAAGRPGRNLDPVLVGERLIGPLYAHGAQGADIAVVEGVMGLFDGRIEQAVAGPATGSSAHVANLLGTPVILVVDARGQSHSIAALLHGFSTFDSKTRIAGVILNRVGSPRHEHVLRQACEQAGVPVVGAIPRSAELELPTRYLGLVTAVEYGRRARLAVEAMTALIARHVDVEAVLAAAGSSVGDAPWDPVTAIGGAPAGHATIAMAAGKAFSFAYAEHAELLRAAGADVVEFDPLGEPLPVDSTGVLLPGGFPEQFTAELSANDQVRRQIKELAHAGAPLHAECAGLIYLSSELDGYPMCDVLAGSARFTPHLTLGYRDAVAVADSALYAAGHRVVGHEFHRTTVTFSDRYEPAWVYRGNDAAAVRDGVVHAGVHASYLHTHPASTPEAVARFVAHAARAGHGI, encoded by the coding sequence ATCCCCGGCGTGGTGATCGCCGCCCCGGCGTCGGGCAGCGGAAAGACCACCGTGGCCACGGGTCTGATCGGAGCGCTCCGACAAGCGGGCCGCAGGGTCGCCCCGTTCAAGGTCGGCCCGGATTTCATCGATCCCGGCTACCACGCCCTGGCCGCGGGACGCCCGGGCCGCAACTTGGACCCGGTATTGGTGGGGGAGCGGCTCATCGGCCCGCTGTACGCACACGGCGCACAAGGTGCCGACATCGCGGTGGTCGAAGGGGTGATGGGCCTTTTCGACGGGCGTATCGAGCAAGCCGTGGCGGGCCCGGCGACGGGTTCGAGCGCACACGTGGCAAATCTGTTGGGAACACCGGTGATCCTGGTGGTCGATGCCCGCGGCCAAAGCCACAGCATCGCCGCACTGCTACATGGCTTTTCTACGTTCGACTCCAAGACCCGCATCGCCGGGGTCATTCTCAACCGGGTCGGAAGCCCCCGCCATGAGCACGTCTTGCGGCAGGCGTGCGAGCAAGCCGGTGTGCCGGTGGTGGGCGCCATCCCGCGCAGTGCCGAGCTGGAGCTTCCGACGCGGTATCTGGGTCTGGTTACCGCCGTCGAATATGGCCGTCGTGCCCGGCTGGCGGTCGAGGCGATGACAGCGTTGATCGCCCGCCATGTCGACGTGGAGGCGGTGCTGGCCGCGGCCGGCAGCAGTGTCGGCGATGCGCCCTGGGACCCGGTGACCGCCATTGGCGGGGCGCCGGCCGGCCACGCCACCATCGCGATGGCCGCCGGCAAGGCGTTCAGCTTCGCGTACGCCGAGCACGCCGAGTTGTTGCGGGCCGCCGGGGCCGATGTGGTCGAGTTCGACCCGCTCGGCGAACCACTGCCCGTGGATAGCACCGGCGTCCTGCTACCCGGCGGATTTCCCGAGCAGTTCACCGCGGAGCTGTCCGCCAACGACCAGGTGCGCCGCCAAATCAAAGAGCTGGCGCACGCCGGCGCGCCCCTGCACGCCGAATGCGCGGGCCTTATCTATTTGTCCTCCGAACTCGATGGCTACCCGATGTGCGATGTGCTGGCCGGATCGGCACGGTTCACCCCGCACCTCACCCTGGGATATCGCGACGCGGTCGCGGTTGCGGACTCGGCGTTGTATGCGGCCGGCCATCGAGTTGTCGGACACGAATTCCACCGCACCACCGTCACCTTCTCCGATCGCTACGAACCGGCTTGGGTGTATCGCGGCAACGATGCGGCAGCGGTGCGGGACGGAGTTGTACATGCCGGTGTGCATGCGTCATACCTGCACACTCATCCGGCTTCCACGCCGGAGGCGGTAGCACGTTTTGTCGCGCACGCCGCCCGGGCCGGCCACGGGATTTGA
- a CDS encoding MFS transporter: MTALNDTERAVHNWTSGRQERPTSARATRETETASERASRYYPTWLPSRRFIAAVIAIGGMQLLATMDSTVAIVALPKIQDELSLSDAGRSWVITAYVLTFGGLMLLGGRLGDTIGRKRTFIVGVALFTISSVLCAVAWDEATLVIARLSQGVGSAIASPTGLALVATTFPKGPARNAATAVFAAMTAVGSVMGLVVGGALTEVSWRLAFMVNVPIGLVMIYLARTALRETNRERMKLDAAGAILATLACTAAVFAFSMGPEKGWLSITTIGSGAVAFAAALGFVLVERTAENPVVPFDLFHDRNRLVTFIAIFLAGGVMFSLTVCIGLYVQDVLGYSALRAGVGFIPFVIAMGIGLGVSSQLVSRFSPRVLTIGGGYLLVCAMIYGWAFMQRGVPYFPNLVAPIVIGGIGIGMAVVPLTLAAIAGVGFDRIGPVSALTLMLQSLGGPLVLAVIQAVITSRTLYLGGTTGPVKFMNDAQLHALDHGYTYGLLWVAGAAVIVGGAAVFIGYTPEQVAHAQEVKEAIDAGEL; the protein is encoded by the coding sequence ATGACGGCTCTCAACGACACAGAGCGGGCAGTCCATAATTGGACGTCCGGACGGCAGGAGCGTCCGACCTCCGCTCGCGCAACGCGCGAGACGGAGACCGCCTCAGAGCGCGCGAGCAGGTATTACCCGACGTGGTTGCCCTCGCGCCGCTTCATCGCCGCGGTTATTGCGATCGGCGGGATGCAGCTGCTGGCGACGATGGACAGCACCGTCGCGATCGTCGCGCTTCCTAAGATTCAAGACGAGCTGAGCCTTTCCGACGCGGGTCGGAGCTGGGTGATTACCGCATACGTGCTGACCTTCGGCGGGCTGATGCTGCTCGGCGGCCGGCTTGGCGACACGATCGGGCGTAAGCGGACATTCATCGTCGGCGTCGCGCTGTTCACCATCTCGTCGGTGCTGTGTGCGGTCGCCTGGGACGAGGCGACATTGGTCATCGCACGGCTATCACAGGGTGTGGGATCGGCGATCGCCTCGCCGACTGGTTTGGCCCTGGTGGCCACCACGTTCCCGAAGGGGCCGGCGCGTAACGCCGCGACGGCGGTATTCGCCGCGATGACTGCGGTCGGTTCGGTGATGGGCCTGGTGGTAGGCGGGGCGCTGACCGAGGTCTCCTGGCGGCTGGCGTTCATGGTCAACGTGCCGATCGGTCTGGTCATGATCTACCTGGCTCGCACCGCGCTGCGCGAGACCAACCGCGAGCGGATGAAGCTGGACGCCGCCGGTGCCATCCTGGCCACATTGGCGTGCACCGCTGCCGTATTCGCCTTCTCGATGGGCCCGGAAAAGGGCTGGCTCTCGATCACCACGATCGGCTCGGGTGCCGTGGCGTTCGCCGCCGCTCTCGGCTTCGTTCTGGTGGAACGTACCGCCGAAAACCCCGTCGTACCGTTTGACCTGTTCCATGACCGCAACCGGCTGGTCACGTTCATCGCCATCTTCTTGGCCGGTGGCGTGATGTTCAGCCTGACCGTCTGCATCGGCTTGTACGTGCAGGACGTCTTGGGCTACAGCGCGCTACGTGCCGGTGTCGGCTTCATCCCCTTCGTCATCGCGATGGGAATCGGCCTAGGCGTGTCCTCGCAGCTGGTTTCGCGATTCTCGCCGCGGGTGCTGACGATCGGCGGTGGATACCTGCTGGTGTGCGCGATGATCTACGGCTGGGCGTTCATGCAGCGCGGTGTGCCCTACTTCCCGAACCTGGTGGCCCCCATCGTGATCGGCGGCATCGGTATCGGCATGGCTGTCGTCCCGCTGACGCTGGCGGCGATCGCCGGCGTCGGCTTCGACCGCATCGGTCCGGTATCGGCCCTCACGCTCATGCTGCAGAGCCTGGGCGGGCCGCTGGTGCTGGCCGTCATTCAGGCCGTGATTACCTCCCGCACGCTGTATCTGGGTGGCACCACGGGCCCGGTCAAGTTCATGAACGACGCACAGCTGCACGCGCTCGACCACGGATACACCTACGGCCTGTTGTGGGTCGCCGGAGCGGCCGTGATCGTCGGCGGAGCGGCAGTGTTCATCGGGTACACCCCGGAGCAGGTGGCCCACGCGCAAGAGGTCAAGGAAGCGATCGACGCCGGAGAGCTGTGA
- a CDS encoding proline--tRNA ligase: MITRMSELFLRTLRDDPADAEVPSHKLLIRAGYIRPVGPGLYSWLPLGLRVLRNIERVIREEMNAIGGQEILFPALLPRAPYETTNRWTEYGDGVFRLQDRRGNDYLLGPTHEELFTLTVKGEYNSYKDFPLTLYQIQIKYRDEARPRAGILRAREFVMKDSYSFDIDSGGLKAAYHAHREAYQRIFDRLRVRYVIVSAVSGAMGGSASEEFLAESPVGEDTFVRCVESGYAANVEAVVTARPESLPIDGQPDAVVHDTGETPTIATLVAWANEAGLGREVSAADTLKNVLMKIRQPGGEWELLAIGVPGDREIDEKRLAAALDPAEYVFLDDDDFGKYPFLVKGYIGPKALRSNDVRYLLDPRVVDGTSWITGADEPGRHVVGLVAGRDFTADGTIEAAEVREGDPAPDGAGQLVMARGIEIGHIFQLGRKYTDAFTADVLGEDGKPVRLTMGSYGIGVSRLVAVIAEQHHDNLGLRWPAEIAPFGVHLVIANKDAEARAGAIGLAGELDGLGVEVLLDDRQASPGVKFKDAELLGMPWVVVVGRGWADGVVELRDRFGGQTRELTVGDSLATDIAAAISG; the protein is encoded by the coding sequence GTGATTACCCGGATGTCCGAGCTGTTCCTGCGCACCCTGCGAGACGACCCCGCCGATGCGGAAGTGCCTAGCCACAAACTGCTGATTCGGGCCGGATACATCCGGCCGGTAGGGCCTGGCCTGTATAGCTGGCTGCCGTTGGGGCTGCGAGTGCTGCGCAACATCGAACGCGTCATTCGTGAGGAGATGAACGCGATCGGTGGGCAGGAGATCCTGTTTCCCGCATTGTTGCCGCGGGCGCCCTACGAGACCACCAACCGCTGGACGGAGTACGGCGACGGCGTATTCCGTTTGCAAGACCGCCGCGGCAATGACTACCTACTGGGCCCGACCCACGAAGAGCTGTTCACCCTGACCGTCAAGGGCGAATACAACTCCTACAAAGACTTTCCACTCACGCTGTATCAAATCCAGATCAAATACCGCGACGAGGCCCGACCGCGCGCCGGCATCTTGCGGGCCCGCGAATTCGTCATGAAGGATTCCTACTCCTTCGACATCGACAGTGGCGGCCTCAAAGCGGCCTACCACGCCCACCGAGAGGCCTACCAGCGGATCTTCGATCGGCTGCGGGTGCGCTACGTCATCGTGTCGGCGGTGTCCGGTGCGATGGGCGGCAGCGCCTCAGAGGAGTTCTTGGCCGAGAGCCCAGTCGGCGAAGACACCTTCGTGCGGTGTGTGGAGTCGGGGTACGCGGCCAACGTGGAGGCGGTCGTCACCGCGCGCCCGGAAAGCCTGCCGATCGATGGGCAGCCCGACGCCGTGGTCCACGACACCGGCGAGACCCCCACCATCGCCACCCTGGTGGCCTGGGCAAACGAGGCGGGTCTGGGGCGTGAGGTGAGCGCCGCGGACACGCTGAAGAACGTCCTGATGAAGATCCGTCAACCGGGCGGGGAGTGGGAGCTGCTGGCGATCGGCGTGCCGGGCGATCGCGAGATCGACGAGAAGCGGCTGGCCGCGGCGCTGGACCCGGCCGAGTACGTCTTCCTCGATGACGACGATTTCGGCAAGTACCCGTTCCTGGTCAAGGGCTACATCGGTCCGAAGGCGCTACGAAGCAACGACGTTCGCTATCTTCTCGACCCGCGGGTGGTCGACGGCACCAGCTGGATCACCGGGGCCGACGAACCCGGTCGCCACGTGGTCGGCCTGGTCGCCGGCCGCGACTTCACCGCCGACGGCACCATCGAGGCCGCCGAGGTGCGCGAGGGAGATCCCGCCCCGGACGGCGCCGGTCAGTTGGTCATGGCCCGCGGAATCGAGATCGGTCACATTTTCCAGCTCGGCCGCAAATACACCGACGCCTTCACCGCCGATGTGCTCGGTGAGGACGGTAAGCCCGTGCGGCTGACCATGGGCTCCTACGGCATCGGTGTATCGCGGCTGGTTGCGGTCATCGCCGAACAGCATCACGACAACCTGGGCTTGCGCTGGCCGGCGGAGATCGCGCCGTTCGGTGTTCATCTGGTGATCGCCAACAAGGACGCCGAGGCGCGGGCTGGGGCCATCGGGCTTGCCGGCGAACTGGATGGCCTCGGCGTCGAGGTGCTCCTCGATGACCGCCAGGCGTCGCCGGGAGTCAAGTTCAAGGACGCTGAGCTGCTGGGAATGCCCTGGGTGGTCGTCGTCGGGCGTGGTTGGGCGGACGGGGTGGTGGAGCTGCGCGACCGCTTCGGTGGGCAGACCCGCGAGTTGACGGTTGGAGATTCGCTGGCCACCGACATCGCGGCGGCCATTTCGGGCTAA
- a CDS encoding ferritin-like domain-containing protein has translation MTSSEPSFGANPKRSPADKDGDTAALCDALAVEHATIYGYGIVSALSPPSVNDLVVEALNQHRQRRDDVIAMLTSRKVNAPVAAAGYQLPNVVSSAADAARLAARMENDGATAWRAVVEYADTAGDRAFASTALTQSAVLAARWSKVLGAWPITTAFPGGDE, from the coding sequence ATGACCTCTTCCGAACCCAGCTTCGGCGCCAACCCGAAGCGCTCCCCCGCCGACAAAGACGGCGACACCGCGGCGCTCTGCGATGCGCTCGCCGTCGAGCACGCGACCATCTATGGCTACGGCATCGTGTCAGCGCTATCGCCACCCAGCGTCAACGACCTGGTGGTGGAGGCGCTCAACCAACACCGTCAACGCCGTGATGACGTGATCGCCATGCTGACCTCCCGCAAGGTCAACGCACCGGTCGCCGCCGCCGGGTACCAGCTGCCGAACGTGGTGAGCAGTGCCGCCGACGCCGCGCGGCTGGCCGCCCGGATGGAGAACGACGGTGCAACGGCCTGGCGCGCAGTCGTCGAATACGCCGACACCGCCGGTGATCGGGCATTCGCCAGCACGGCGCTGACCCAGAGCGCGGTGCTGGCCGCCCGCTGGAGCAAGGTGCTGGGCGCCTGGCCGATCACCACCGCCTTTCCGGGCGGGGACGAGTAG
- the rimP gene encoding ribosome maturation factor RimP: MTTGLPSQTQVIELLGGEFARAGYEIEDVVIDHRARPPRITIVADGDTTLDLDTIAVLSRSASSLLDSLDNIGDSYVLEVSSPGIDRPLTSEKHFRRARGRKVELTLADGSQLTGRIGALQSGSLDLVVRAGREWKVREIPLAEVGKAVVQVEFSPPNPAELELATTGRAAGTEVEA, from the coding sequence GTGACCACCGGGCTACCTTCGCAGACGCAGGTGATCGAGCTACTCGGTGGAGAGTTCGCGCGCGCCGGCTACGAGATCGAGGATGTGGTCATCGACCACCGCGCTCGTCCACCGCGGATCACGATTGTCGCCGATGGTGACACCACCCTGGACCTGGACACCATCGCCGTGCTGTCGCGCTCCGCGTCGAGCTTGCTCGACAGCCTGGACAACATCGGCGACAGTTACGTGCTTGAAGTCAGTTCGCCCGGTATCGATCGCCCGCTGACCAGCGAGAAGCATTTCCGCCGTGCTCGTGGCCGCAAGGTCGAACTGACCCTGGCGGACGGATCGCAGCTGACTGGCCGCATCGGCGCGCTGCAAAGCGGTTCGCTGGATCTGGTGGTTCGGGCCGGGCGGGAGTGGAAAGTCCGCGAGATCCCACTTGCCGAGGTGGGGAAAGCGGTTGTGCAGGTGGAGTTTTCGCCGCCGAATCCAGCTGAACTGGAACTCGCGACTACAGGTAGGGCCGCTGGGACGGAGGTCGAGGCATGA
- the nusA gene encoding transcription termination factor NusA: MNIDMAALHAIEVDRGISVNELLETIKSALLTAYRHTQGHQTDARIEIDRKTGVVRVMARETDDDGNVISEWDDTPEGFGRIAATTARQVMLQRFRDAENERTYGEFSTREGEIVAGVIQRDSRANARGLVVVRMGSETKASEGVIPSAEQVPGESYEHGNRLRCYVVGVSRGSREPLITLSRTHPNLVRKLFSLEVPEIADGSVEIVAVAREAGHRSKIAVRSNVPGLNAKGACIGPMGQRVRNVMSELSGEKIDIIDYDEDPSRFVANALSPAKVVSVSVIDETARAARVVVPDFQLSLAIGKEGQNARLAARLTGWRIDIRGDSPEQSAEHPERGASRGLAHDH, encoded by the coding sequence ATGAACATCGACATGGCGGCACTGCATGCGATCGAGGTCGATCGGGGCATCTCGGTCAATGAGCTGCTCGAGACGATCAAATCGGCGCTGCTGACCGCCTATAGACACACCCAAGGCCATCAGACCGACGCGCGCATCGAGATCGACCGCAAGACCGGCGTCGTGCGCGTGATGGCCCGCGAGACCGATGACGACGGCAATGTGATCAGCGAATGGGATGACACGCCCGAGGGTTTTGGCCGCATCGCTGCGACAACCGCACGCCAAGTCATGTTGCAGCGGTTCCGGGACGCGGAAAATGAGCGCACTTACGGGGAGTTCTCTACCCGCGAGGGCGAGATCGTCGCGGGTGTGATCCAGCGCGATAGCCGAGCCAACGCTCGTGGGCTGGTCGTGGTTCGGATGGGAAGCGAGACCAAGGCCTCCGAGGGCGTGATTCCCTCTGCCGAACAGGTTCCTGGCGAGAGCTACGAGCATGGCAATCGGCTGCGCTGCTACGTCGTGGGCGTTAGCCGCGGTTCTCGGGAGCCGCTGATCACGCTGTCTCGTACCCACCCCAATCTGGTGCGCAAGCTGTTCTCCCTGGAAGTGCCCGAGATTGCGGATGGTTCGGTGGAGATCGTGGCGGTCGCCCGCGAGGCCGGACATCGCTCCAAGATTGCGGTTCGGTCCAACGTTCCGGGGCTGAACGCCAAGGGCGCCTGCATCGGACCGATGGGTCAACGCGTCCGCAACGTGATGAGCGAACTTTCCGGAGAAAAGATCGACATCATCGACTATGACGAGGACCCGTCGCGGTTCGTCGCCAACGCGCTGTCCCCGGCGAAGGTGGTCTCGGTGTCGGTGATCGATGAGACCGCACGGGCGGCTCGCGTCGTGGTACCGGACTTCCAGCTGTCCCTGGCCATCGGCAAGGAAGGCCAGAACGCGCGGTTGGCGGCCCGGCTTACCGGCTGGCGGATCGACATCCGCGGCGATTCGCCGGAGCAGTCGGCGGAGCACCCGGAACGGGGCGCCAGCCGCGGCTTGGCGCACGACCACTAG
- a CDS encoding YlxR family protein: MAHGRPDIPCGPVRTCVGCRKRELAVELLRVVAESTGNGNYAVIVDTARGLPGRGAWLHPVPQCVQQAIRRRAFTRALRITGSPDISAVVEHIGGLDVPGPPSNRTGSKEHEHTVKSR, encoded by the coding sequence ATGGCGCACGGGCGTCCGGATATCCCCTGCGGACCGGTGCGGACGTGTGTCGGGTGCCGGAAGCGAGAGTTGGCCGTCGAACTGCTTCGAGTGGTGGCTGAGTCGACCGGGAACGGCAACTATGCCGTGATCGTTGACACAGCTAGGGGGCTGCCGGGACGGGGTGCGTGGTTGCACCCGGTGCCGCAGTGCGTACAACAAGCGATTCGGCGACGGGCTTTCACCAGAGCGCTGCGCATCACCGGGTCACCGGATATATCCGCGGTGGTCGAGCACATCGGTGGTTTGGACGTGCCCGGTCCGCCGAGCAACAGAACAGGTAGCAAAGAACATGAGCACACCGTGAAGTCCCGATGA